TATCATGTTGTAATTGAGTGGCACCAATAATAATTGGTTCACTTGCACCTCTACTTCCACCAATTTCTATATCTCTATCTCCACCAATTCTTCCATCTCCACCTGAACCTGAATGTGTAACTGCTCTAGTACCTGTACCAATTAATTTAAtggttgataaaaaaattattattttaaaatatacaaacctaaaataatatcataagtTATAAGTTTCTTAATATTACCCAAAATATTATGAAGTAGACTCGAGAATTCTCCCTGTGAGGATTGTCTTTGTGAGAATGGTTGTTGTGAGGATTGACCTTGTGAGAACGATTTTTGTGAGGATTGGCCTTGTGAGAATGGTCTTTGTGAAGATTGACCTTGTGAGAATGGTTCTTGTGAGGGTTGTCCTTGTGGGACATGTCTTTGCAAAGATTGTGCTTGTGTGTATGTGCCTGCAccatcaaattttataatttagacattaaactttttgaaattaatatttacacATTAAATTACCTAAATCGTCGCTTGGAGGAGCATTGGCAATTCCACCACTAGCTATAGTATTGCATCCTTTTTTGTTATGCCCTTCTTTTCCACAATTAGTGCAATGcatttttcttccttttcttgaCCTTTTTCCATGAGATTTTGGTTCTTCAGGAGTTCTTCTTCTACTTGTCTTTGGCCTACCAAGTGGCCTCCCCTGTTTTGGTGAtaaaattttctctttaataTCACTCTTCCAAAATTCTGGTCCTCTCAAAGTTTGTATATCAACCATGTATGCTTTGAGATAAGTATCCTTCTTATACCAATGAGAAATATAATCTTCAATATTACCACTTGAATGATAAATTGCACAAAAAACATGTGTACAAGGAATACCTCTTATATTCCAAAGTCTACAAGaacatttttcatttataagGTCCACCGCGTGTCTATGATCACCCTGAGTTATTTCATAACCTGTACTACCATTGAAATCCAAGTGGCATTCGTGATATCTAGATTTACTCAACTCGAGTAGTTTTTTAGCCTTAGGCGATATATTTTGATGCCATTTATGAATTGATCTTCTCTTCCTTGAAATCCTTTTTGTGGCCATTAACCTGATCATCTCTCACATATTAACAATGGACTTTTCCCTCGGAATTAGAATCGATGAATTAAAAGCCTCACACATGTTGTTTTCAATTACATCACATTTGGGTATCTCTCGGATAGAGGCTTTAGTCCATGTTTTTTCTGGAACAGAAAATAACTCTTCTCGCAGCACCCTCCATTAATTGATCCAACTTTAGAATATTGACATCTAGTTGTTCAGGATATGTTGATTTTGCACAAGCCCAAAATTGTAATTTAAGATTAGTACCTTTGCATTTCTTGGACCAGTTAGCATACCAATGTCTCGCGCAAAACCTATGCTCAGCTTCgagaaaaacatgtttaacagcTGCAATTAGTCCCTATAATTATAAGAAAGTAATGAGTAGTCAATAAGTAACCAAAATATAATAGAACGATGTAATGATAAGTAAAAACAAGAAGAAATATTACCTTTTGCATGTCTGAGATAATTGTCAAACCAACACCATCTAAGAAACCATCACCAAtgtctttcattaatagttCAAAAAACCATCTCCATGAATCCGTGCTCTCAGATTCTACCACAGCCCATGCAATCAGGTACATCTAGTTGTTGCCATCTCGACCGATGGCAGATAACAACTCTCCCTTACAAACGGTTTTTAGAAAACACCCATCAACTCCAATAATTGGTCTACATCCAGACAATCAACCCTTCTTGCAAACatcaaaacaaacataaaatcttttaaaaattaattcattagtCTCTTCATCTCTTTTTACCTTCAACTCAACTGATGATCCCGGATTACTCAGCTGGTTGATACTTCTTGATGATCCATTTTTCATCAGTTTTGTCTACACTAACCCATAAAACCCAAGGACACGCACCGTTATTACATACAACTCTAATTCGAATGTTATTAGCGATATTTAATCTCAACGACACACGGTTTTCACAACCATATTCAGTTATGGAAAATTTTACATCTTCTTTAGAGTTAAAGGACATGCCAACCATAAACCGCATAGTACCTGTAACATTAGGATTATATGCATATCTTTTATTCGGTTTTCTAACCGGCTCAATGATCAATTTCTCAATAttaaattcttcttcttcaccatcatcatcttcttccgCTCTCTCATTCTCATAACTTCCCACATCAGATTAATCATACTCAACTGTATCTTGACTATCTTCATcactatttatattaatatctaaatcattctcattctcatctTCATCAGAAGGTGTTGGTTTATATGTAGAATCATCTTCATCACCACTATCTACTTCAACTGCTTCTTCAAATTCATCTTCAACATATATTTCATTTGTGCGTATCTCATCCACAATGTAGATATCtatctttttttattctcttaaatatgaCGACATAACTAAGATGTCTTTGTCACAAGTTAGATCCATAATTTCTATGGTTAAACTTAGATTCGGTATGCAATAAAAGAATTTTGTGACAACCCGATTCATATATCCTAGTTTCTGGGCTATATCCATTATATCCCAGTAACTTAATTTGTCCAAATCttctataaagaaaataaatttaaacccGTTCACATACCTCGTTTCTTCATGACATATAGTCAATTTACCTCCATGATATATAGTCAACTTATAATCATTCaatctgaaaaaaaaacaataggCATTATATAGTCGAACCCAAATTCATTTAGTGTCTAGCCATTGTTTATAAGTGGAAGTATTTGGGTAATTAATTCAAAGCAACAAAACAGAACATTATTCAAAGTTTACAACAGCATAAACAggaattaactaataaaaattatcacatGTAACAAAAACCTAATGATAACCAAAATTTACCCTAATCAATCAGATATATTCACCAGAGGTAAGTAAATGTTATCCTGATAATGAATTCTTGTTGCTAATATAAACCATAATCAATCAGATAGATTCACCTTTCTAAAACAGAACAAGAATCCAAAAATATAGGAAGAGAAAGGTGAACAAACTATGAAGAGATAAGGAAGCATATAAGAAGAGAACAAGAACAATAATCCAGAAATAAGTcttcaacagaaagaagaagATTTGTAAACTTCATTACCTGTCATCATTGTTCATTGTGAACTTTGTTTGAGACTGATTGAAGTAAGAAGAAAAAGTTGATTAGGAGAATAAGAATCGGAGAAGAAGAATGGTGGGCTTAGAGCATTTGTAGCAGAATTCTTAaaatgtgttctatctctattatgaagataaataatataaaaattgtaaaaaaattctttatcaaatttcctatccttataattttttttagggaTGATGAACAATGAATCTTTATATTTAGGGATTACTGTAGCatctctaaataataaaataatatatttagggATTACTGTAGCATCCCTAAATAATAAGGATAAGAAATCTGatgtagaataatttatattttgattctctaaaatatggatattattattttatattatttttagggatACAAAATAGGGAAGCTGGTACAAATGCCCTTAGTTAATTAGGGCATGAGAgggaaattattaataattttgtaaatattttattatttaaaattttaaataaataaataaatatataatatatattaattaaaaaagatgacatgtcaatatattaattaaaaaagatgacatgTAAATTCCACATGACATCTCATTTAACAAAAACTTAACGGGGTTAGAGATTTGGTGGAGTAGTGACATAGATGAATATTAATCTCAACTTCAGTGATACgagcgaacaaaaattagttcaatgatatacgtgaatatttcattatagtttagtgataaaattgacattcttcccgtTTTATAAAAGAGTAGTAATTATTgaagatatttaaaattacaaaagtaaaaaaatattaaaaaaaacatataataattttttaaagagaattaaaagatattatatatatatatatatatatatattgatttattatttgaataatgtgATTGAAAAATTGTGAAACGTAAAATGATGGGTTATTATTCATAGAAATAAATAAGACatgtttttgaataataatgtttaaattagaTTTATGTATAGTCAATTATTTCGATAAAaagatattatcatatattttttttaaagaatgaatgagaaaaattacaaatattttaaatgattattttaaataatataattgattagaGATTAATTTTTAGAATCACAATTTTATCACATTGccaaaaattaacaaattttgtgtttaacaaatattttttttttcatcctaACATTTTGcagtatatttttaaaaatggtaaaaaaatccaaattttgaAGAGTTATATTAGTTTCattctatttgtattaaatccaattatatttatttaatttttattttaaacaattatatttattaataaggattggattggattgaattgagttcaaatttaattaggattatcaaaataaaaaatatgaatgagaTGATATTGAGACTAACATGAATTCCGAATTTTGTGTATTTGCACGGATacgaatatatataaaatattatttatttataaatatttgagataaaattaagtttaatcttaaacttaatattaacatatatattattatttcgaTTAACCCCTCAATTaaccctcatcttgtgactcacactttttcatatgcattttttatCCCTTGAGCAAACcaccaccaatcttagtcgacccaATTCATGACACAcctcaaactcaaccactaaccctccaattgaccatcaacttatgactcacactttttcatataccTCTTTATCCCCTCGGTAAACCACCCACTGACTCTAatcttatgactcacactttttcatatgtctctatCCCTCGACAatccactcaccaatcttagttaacatctcttttactctcactttaacaaatcaataaccaatctcaattgatcacagacctcttatccaacgtcaaaccaaacactaaccaccacccaacattcatctcgtgacctcacattttcaaatgctcgtcgtCAAACAAACCATTAATTCTAACTTCATactcggcaaaccacccaccactcgacctccatcttgtgacctcacactttcaaatgctcttcAAACCatccactaattccgacctcacactcgacaaaccacccaccacccgacctccatctcgtgaccacacattttcaaatgctcgtcatactaaccactaattccgacctcacactcgacaaaccacccaccacccgacctccatctcgtgacctcacacttttaaatgctcgtcaaaccaaccaataattctaACTTCACACTccacaaaccacccaccacccgacctccatctcgtgacctcacactttcaaatgctcaccaaaccaaccactaattccgacctcataCTCGAAAAACTACCCACtactcgacctccatctcgtgacctcacacttttaaatgctcgtcaaatcaaccattaattctAACTTCACACTCtataaaccacccaccacccgacctccatctcgtcaactcaaactttcaaatgctcgccaaaccaaccactaattccgacctcacactcgaccaaccacccaccacccgatctccatctcgtgacttcacacttttaaatgctcgtcaaaccaaccattaattctaacttctcactcgacaaaccacccaccacccgacctccatctcgtgacctcacactttcaaatgctcgccaaatcaaccactaattccgacctcacactcgacaaaccacccaccacccgacctccatctcgtgaccacacattttcaaatgctcgtcataccaaccactaattccgacctcacactagacaaaccacccaccacccgacctccatctcgtgacctcacacttttaaatgctcgtcaaaccaaccattaattctaacttcacactcgacaaaccatccaccacccgacctccatctcatgacctcacactttcaaatgcacgccaaactaaccactaattccggcctcacactcgacaaaccacccaccacccgacctccatctcgtgacctcacattttcaaatgttcgtcataccaaccactaattccgacatcacactcgataaaccacccaccactcgacctcTATCTTGAgacctcaaactttcaaatgTTCACCAAACCAACAATTATTTCCGACCtcatactcgacaaaccacccaccacccgacctacATCTCTTGACCttacattttcaaatgctcgccaaaccattCATTAATTACgacctcacacttgacaaaccacccaccactcgacctccatctcgtgaccacacacttttaaatgctcgtcaaaccaaccattaaatCCAACCTCACACTTgccaaatcacccaccacccgacctccataaCTTGATCTCatattttcaaatgctcgtcataccaactACTAATTCTGACTTACACTCAacaaactacccaccacccgaccttcatctcgaGACCTCAGACTCTTAAATATtctccaaaccaaccactaattccaacatcacactcgacaaaccacccaccacccgacattcATCTCGAGACCTCAGAATCTTAAAtgttcgccaaaccaaccactaattccgacctcgcACTCcacaaaccactcaccacccgacctccatctcatgacctcacattttcaaattctcgtaaaaccaaccactaattccgacctcactcttgacaaaccacccaccacccgacctccatctcgagACTTGagactttcaaatgttcgccaAATCAAGGGATTCGAACCCTAGTCTTCAGCATAAAATGTGAACAAttaaaccgctagaccacttatgagtgttaaaataattttattattttgtgtatatatatatatatatattgtatttaatattgattagcaattagttattttttatgtaaacataaaagttatttatactcataaagaaaatattatatatatatatgagagaaaaaatgtatgataaaagataaaaatgtatttatataaaattaatgatgaaaaataatatatatatatatatatatatataaattaacaaataaatataaaattatgaataaaaattgtttatatatatatatatatataaataaatataaaatttatgaagaTTGGTGTGTTTATAAcaaaattgtttatatcttgaattaatattaatataaataattttttagataataaatggtaataaaatataatatatatatataatatatatgataatagaaaacaaaatttaatcaaGAAAGTGagaggagaaaaaaaaaactgatgaCATAATTATATATCTGAGATGacgtaattatatatataaattaatatgttatgtaatattatattatatattttaatataaaagttattgtTAAAAATAGTTAACttttagtattatatatatatattattatatataaaaaaattatatattatgtaatattatatattttaatataaaagttagagttacaaaaatattttatattattagtgtgaaaatatataaatatctatatatatggtaaggagtaaaaaataatacttaataattaaattaggagagagaaaataattaaaataattattataattaaattaggaaagagaaattaccttTATTTGTGGAGAGAGCGTGTTTTACATttccaatattttaaattaagttattatgtATATGTAGATTtggaaaattcaaattaatatttaatatttatgcaGCTTTAATGatgtgataaaaataatattattatattgagataaaatttagaaaaataaaccaataattatattttatttaaataatgctaaaatatatttttaattttgataatcttACTCAAATCTGAACTcaatttaatccaaaaaaaaaaaaaaaactaattcaagATCAGATTGAATTAATCCTCTCAccctttttatttttcatccaaACAAATTTtccatacaaaatattaaaaacatcatTCAACCAAGACCTAATAGTTGATCAAGTGGAGAGGGATATTTACCTATAAATTATACATGTTATATTCATCTAAAGTCATCTAAAGATCATATCTAGATAGAAGAAATACAAAGATTTTGCAATGGCTAGCTTAAGAAACTTATATTCTCTCTTCATAGTTTGCTTCTTGGTTTGCTTCTCTTGTGTTACTTTTCTTTCAACCACTGGTATAGAATGGCTTCACATAACAATAATCATTCTTTTTGGATCtctagttaaatttatattaattttattccaTTTTGATGACAGGAGAGGCCATAAGACTAATAGAACAAGGACCGTGTAAGAATTTCACTAATTGCAATGCGACTTGCCTTAGCAAAGGTTTTCCTATGGGTGGATATTGTAAGCCTCCTGGACCTGGAAGTATCCCATATTGTTTATGTATTTCTAGTTAACTTCTCGacaatttctttttcttgtcTAAGTATCATCAATAAACAAATTAGTACCGAATAAACCTTTGTGATGTTACTATGAATGAAAGTTTGGTACTATTTTCTTCTATACACAAGAACATGGTTCATGTAATTAATTTGATCataaagattataaattataaataacaaaggtgaggaaagaaaataacataatcTAATAAAGATGGATCTTTAATACCGTGGGTGATTATAGTCTCTCATCAACATAAAATCATCTATATCAGCAATACTAGAGACTCAttgaataaaaacataatttaactGAATATGAATAGAATAGAATGTATATTATTGGGGAATCAtgctatttttaatatttaaaattaaaatattaaataaagtaaaaaaatattcactAAAACAACAAAGATCTAaagttcattttttaataaattattttaattaatataatgtctatatatatgataatgcaaattttttaaagaataaactataataaaaaaaaactcattattcataaaattttatttgtcaaTAACAATAAACATATTACAAAGCGATCGATAGAGACGAATTAGTAAATGCTTCATGGAGTAAAGTATCATTGGCATCTTTTCATCCAGATCTTGTACTTTTGATCCCCAAGACGATGTTCAAGTCAGTTGGCTCATAGGTCCTTGGTTTGAGCAGAATATTGGGTGATATGGAATGTGATTTTAGCTATCccttaaacatttttaaaattaaacgaTTGGTATTGGGATCTCGTGTTCATCCCATGGTAAAAATGTTAAGTCTATAGCATCAAAACAAGTGAGTTCAACAAGACATATAATAGGGACAAACGGGGTTACCCTTGTGTACGTGCCTAAATGTTCTAAACGTAATAAGTGCCCAATTTTCAATTCATCTTTTTTATTCaagaaataaattgttttacctTGTTGTGGGATAAAAGACACAATCACAAACATTCACTTGTATTATACAAGTGAATGTTTGTGATTGTGTCattaattttccttttataCAACTTGTATAAAAAGGAAATTAATGACGAAACAAAATCTAGTATGTTTGTCGTATGTTTGTTCCTTCGCCTTTTGCTTTGGTCGACCTTTGTCTTTTGCTTTGATCGACGTTTGCGTTGCTCTTGTCAAAGAGTTAGTCTTCTTAAGATAGTTTTCTTACCAAGTGATTAACGATCTTACACATATACTCAAAGACAATAAATTCGTTATGTGAAGCGTTTTTTTATTATcccttttattttcaaaaagatTTTAGAACGTACTATTGACGCATATCTCATCTATATGCAatcacatatttaatatatatatatatatttatttatatatatgctTTTTGACGTTATTGTGTTGCTCAGGcactacaattttttttatgggaTCTTTTTGGGGTTTCCACGTCTTagcaaaaacaaattcattttttttaattttaagatttaaatataaatattttcactaTAAAGTTAATGGAATAAATTTATGttagaaaaaaaacttttaaaccATATTAGTAATAAATCTCAATCACACAGTCATTACCCTCCGCTTCCATTTAGAACATaaaatcgaactcgtgacattttaGTCTGTTAGGTCAATTTTTTCCGTTAAGCCACTTTAGTGGTGTAATTTATAGAAATTTATGTgcaaatgaaatatattaaactcAAATGTATGTATGAAACTGTAATTTATGAATGGAGTTACAAAAGTGAGAAGATTTTAAACACACATCTAACACTCAACAACCTTTTACCGAAAATAGAAATTTTGgacaaaaacttaaaaaataaaaaatggtgaATCATGTCTTAGTTGATTTCAACCATTTTCACTCTCGGTgtcctcttttttttttgtcttctttcctattttgggatttttttgGAATTCATGACTGTAAATTTAGAAATTAACCACACCGCtagtttcatcattaatttaattattttggtataCGAACGACACAACATCGTTTCCAAATTATTTATTCGTGTGCAATGAGTGAGTTTGTATaggattttagaaaaataattttataaactcgagattattttaaaaatataaatgttggagtgaaaatgagtgtctacaaccAATGTTCGAAACCCGCcaatgttgagttatggagcctacacttataataaactctacattgttaatcagagtttattgagttttctttttggttttgggcttgagcctgaccaaagttatttaggtttattacttgaatgtttaccctataaatatgtgattattaagggtttacatggggaagacataattctagagagataaagtgtgaggcaaaaactctgtatttcttcttcttcatagtgaaatctagtggtggctgaagtggacgtagctcaatttgaatgaaccactataaatctgtgtcttctcgtgttcttctttcttgcgttttacagattgttttcaagaaGGTctgatttgggagatacaaatcctaacaccAAACatgtgaatgagattgttgaatgctctgataccagttatTAGGATTTGAATCCCCCAAATTTGACATACTTGAAACGATCTATAAAAACGCAAAAAAAACATATGAAGGcacaaatttatagtgattCACTCAAATGAGCTACGTCTACTTTAGCTGCCACCAGATTTCATTATGAATAAGAAGAtgaaatacagagtttttgtctcacacATTATCTCTTAAAATTGTGTCTTTTCAATGTAAACCCTTAgcaataacatatttatagggtaaacattcatgtaataaaatctaaataactcttggtcaaacccaaactcaaacacaaacccaataaactgtaattaacttttatagtttattataagtgtagttTCAT
This is a stretch of genomic DNA from Impatiens glandulifera chromosome 4, dImpGla2.1, whole genome shotgun sequence. It encodes these proteins:
- the LOC124934683 gene encoding uncharacterized protein LOC124934683, with amino-acid sequence MIRLMATKRISRKRRSIHKWHQNISPKAKKLLELSKSRYHECHLDFNGSTGYEITQGDHRHAVDLINEKCSCRLWNIRGIPCTHVFCAIYHSSGNIEDYISHWYKKDTYLKAYMVDIQTLRGPEFWKSDIKEKILSPKQGRPLGRPKTSRRRTPEEPKSHGKRSRKGRKMHCTNCGKEGHNKKGCNTIASGGIANAPPSDDLGTYTQAQSLQRHVPQGQPSQEPFSQGQSSQRPFSQGQSSQKSFSQGQSSQQPFSQRQSSQGEFSSLLHNILGNIKKLITYDIILGTRAVTHSGSGGDGRIGGDRDIEIGGSRGASEPIIIGATQLQHDIRPPGLMWRSTPAISTRQLQDAVNEQKRKLFGKDKLTK